The sequence ATGCTCCTCTTGTGTTGGTAAAGCCGGTCTTTTAATCTCTGCGTTGTTTTTCCAACATACACCTTATCACACTCACATGGGATGGAGTAAACAACTCCACTTTCCATTAATGGGTCAATCTTGTTTTTGAGATCAGTGTGCATTGCCGAATTTGTGTTGTTGCATTTAAATGCTATTTGGAGATTTTGTGTTTCGGTGCACAATATTCTCTTAATCGCATCACTTAATCTGGGGNNNNNNNNNNNNNNNNNNNNNNNNNNNNNNNNNNNNNNNNNNNNNNNNNNNNNNNNNNNNNNNNNNNNNNNNNNNNNNNNNNNNNNNNNNNNNNNNNNNNNNNNNNNNNNNNNNNNNNNNNNNNNNNNNNNNNNNNNNNNNNNNNNNNNNNNNNNNNNNNNNNNNNNNNNNNNNNNNNNNNNNNNNNNNNNNNNNNNNNNNNNNNNNNNNNNNNNNNNNNNNNNNNNNNNNNNNNNNNNNNNNNNNNNNNNNNNNNNNNNNNNNNNNNNNNNNNNNNNNNNNNNNNNNNNNNNNNNNNNNNNNNNNNNNNNNNNNNNNNNNNNNNNNNNNNNNNNNNNNNNNNNNNNNNNNNNNNNNNNNNNNNNNNNNNNNNNNNNNNNNNNNNNNNNNNNNNNNNNNNNNNNNNNNNNNNNNNNNNNNNNNNNNNNNNNNNNNNNNNNNNNNNNNNNNNNNNNNNNNNNNNNNNNNNNNNNNNNNNNNNNNNNNNNNNNNNNNNNNNNTTGATTAACCACGCTCTTTGTGCTATAAAGATTTTCCATAAAACCAACAGTGGAAACAACTTACAATATGTTTTCGCGTTTGtcaaaaatgcttttaaataataaatctgAGGGTGATTTGATTCAGTTGATTTTACTAGATAAATCGGTAGATGAGATGATTGAAATATTGAGTGATAAAGATAATAGTGCGTTTTACGAACCCATCATGGTCAAGCTGAAAGATATGTTGAGAAATGGACTAAAGTTGAAAGTTGCTGAGAAAAGAAATttactcttaaatattttaaagaatttagtGAGTGAAGAGTTAAGCGAAAAACTCTGCGATGTATTATTTGAGGGTGATGATGATAACATTGAACCCATTCCTAAAAAACGTAAAATCGCTCAAATTATGACGACAGTAATGCAGAATACTGGTAGTACACCTGCAATTAATCATGAAGGAGTTGAGGGCTCAAGTGAATGTAATGTAACCAACGATAAAGTGATAgaagaacaattaaaaaacaatGTAACGCACATGGCTACTGATAATGGTGAAAATGAAGCAATTGTTCAAATTGGGGAAGGAAAAGAAGATTCTGCTTCAAGTGAAGATCGTGCATCTCTTAAAATTCTCGACAAATCGAGGAAatataatcatttttttaagatgacgCAGATGgttatcaattttaagctaaatAGGCCAACAAATATTACAACTGAGGATTGGATACAGAGAGGATTCGATGGTCTTATTGAAGAGATACGAAAGGAATCCATGTCGGATGCTGATAAAGTGATTCTTAgggtaattatttaatttctacAATCATTGAAATTATTTGTGGACTGTTTTATTCACATTCTTACATATGCATTTTTATCTCTTCACAGATTTTTGTTACTGACGAACCGACTGAAAAGGCTATTTACATTGGCATGAGACCCCTGAATACTCTTACTGCGGATATTATTTTGGAATATATGGAAAAGGTATGTCTTATATTCTGTGAATTTCTtattttatcaatattattaATTCTATTTGAATGTCTTTTCCAGATTCATCAGAGCACGGAGATGTTCCATTCGTCGGAAATCCTGCAAGTAAGAGCATTTCTACTCCATCCTCATGAAGGAAGGGGGAGAAATTACAATCCAGCGGGTATGGATATGGAGGATATTCGccattttaaaaagaagagtATGATTGACATTGATATCGGCGAAAGCTGTCTTCCAATAGCTTTACTAATTGGTAAGTACTAATTGCGAGAAGGGTGAATACCCGTACAAATTCAACACATCGGAAAATATGAATTACATTGGAAAATATCCTCCGCGTGAAATGTATGCAATAGAGTCAATGTCGTCAAATCGGTATGAAAAGTTTCTCTCGTGGTAcgaatcaaataaaaataaaacttttgatAACAGGAAAGAGTTGATACATTATTGCAATCAAGATGTCAAAATTCTTAAACTCGGGTGCTTGAACTTCATGTACTCATTTTTGGATACCACCGGAATCAATCCATTCTTGCAGGCGATCACTTTAGCCGATTCTGTGATGAAGGTGTATAGAAAGAACTATTTAATTCCAAATACTCTTTCGATTACACCAAAAAGTAATTACAGTTCGAGCTATATAAATCTCCAAAGTAAAATTGGGTTGAAATGGCTCGTGTATCAAAAAATGATTACAGGAAAAGATATTCGGTAcgaagtaaaattgaaaaattctcacTACATTGTCGACGGCTTTGACGATAGCACAAATACTGTGTATAGTTTTGAAGGATGTTATTATCATGGTCATACATGTTTCCTGAACAGGGACTATGTATGTTCAGAAGATTCATCCGATACTATACACAGCCGTTATGAGGCAACGTTGACTCGTTTGCAACGTATCGAAAACATGGGTTACAATTTGGTTTCGGCATGGGAATGCGATTTTCGAAGGCTTCTCAAATCAGATCCCGAATTGGACGCTACTTTGAACATTCATCCTGAAATAGTCGATGCAGGATTTGATTTAAGAAGTGCAGTGTATGGAGGCCGAACAGAAGTGTTTAAGTTATATCAGAAATGTGGCCCAGgggataaaatattttactatgaTTTCACATCACTTTACCCCTGGGCTAACAAATACTCTAAATACTTTGTTGGTCATCCAACTATTGTAAAAACCTTTGAAAATGCAGAGGAAATATTAAACTACGATGGTGTGGCAAAATGCACAGTTTTACCCCCACGAAACTTGTATTTACCATGCCTGCCCTATAGGTGCAACGATCGTTTAATATTTCCTCTCTGTAGATCTTGCACAGAGATGGTTAATACGGATCGATGCACGCATTCTGAGGATGAAAGAACCCTCACCGGATTCTGGTCGTTAGATGAAATCCGATTGGCTGTTCATCatggatataaaattattaaagcaATTGAAGTATGGTCCTACAAGACGGTTCAGTACAATCGGGACACTAACGAAAGGGGTCTCTTTGCAAATTTTGTGGATAATTTCCTCAAAATAAAACAAGAGTCAAGTGGGTGGCCATCAGGAACAGAATCTGATGAGGCAAAAGAGAGTTATATCCGGGAATATTTAGAGAAGGAAGGTGTGCCGCTAGATAAGGAAAAAATCTGTGTTAATAAAGGGTTGCGACTGCTCAccaaattggtgttaaatagtctttggggaagattcataatgcgtgaaaatttctcaaagactAGCATTTGCAGCTCCCCCGAGgaattaaattctttaattggtTCCGAGGACATTCAAATAATGGATTTATATCCCGTTGGCGAAACGCAGATTTTTGTTTCGTGGAAGTACATTGCTGAAGCTGAATCTGCATCAAAGTATGTAAATCTCGGTGTAGGCATATGTACTACTACGAACGCCCGTATCAAACTATACTCAGTCCTCTCTAGATTAGGAGAAAACTTACTCTATTGTGACACAGATTCTATGATCTTTATGGTCCCCGCTGGCGAAAAGAACCCCTTGAGCTGCGGGAAGTTTTTGGGGGAGCTCACCGATGAGCTTGCAGACTACGGTGAGGATTCTTTTATCGAAGAATTTGTCAGTTGCGGCCCAAAGACCTATGgtctcaaaatattttccccGTCTACGAATTCATATTCGTATAAAATAGTAGCGAAAGGCATAAGCATGAACCATGAGGTGGAACAGAATCTCGATTTCAATGCTATGCGATCAATTGTTTTCGGGGATATTGAGACACTGAGCATTGAATACACAGATAGAATTTTCCGTCAGAAAAGATTTAAAGTCTTCTCAGGTCCAGCAAGAAAAAAGGTACAATTTACATTAAGTAAAAGAAGATGTATTGATGATTTTCAAACATTACCGTTTGGATACtaaacatttatattttattaaaagatgtATTATTAAAAGTCTGTATATTTTTCTCTTATATATGTATGTCTGTATATGACATCTTTTCTATAAAACATTTCTgatttgcaaataatttttttttaaattaatataatgtcTTTTACTTCCAATGCGTTTTCTGCCAACTTGACAGATTTTGCGTTTCTCCGAATTACTGTAAAACTGCTCTACTATTCTTCGATCCTCCAATGACTCGACTAATTTATTCATAGCTGAATTGTTTTTCAGTGTCTAGGAAAATTTCGGCAAGTTCCATTTATTTATCcagaatgaatatttaaaaagaatttgtcaGCCAGAATTCAGAACAGGTAAGAAGgaagttggaaaattttaccaaattcgACAAGATATCAAACCTTCCGTACaacatttcgaaaaaaaaaattgcatgactttccacgaaacaagaaaagaacaacaaaatgtagtTTTACCTCTGTTGGGTTATTTTTCTCACTTctttgaagaactaaagtatctaaaaatcattttcctacAGCAATTCAGACATCATTTGCTCAGAAAGCAAGCTATCAAATGTAATGCCAATGCTCCATCTATTTtttgtctcaacaaaaaatgCATATCTGGCAAATTCTTCACTGGAAAGAGCAGAAACTTTTGTCAATCTCTTTTACGCGAAATGTATGTGCACACTAAATGTGGTCGGTTGCATTTAATttgtttgtttaaaattatattcCTCATATAAAGTGCAGTCATATATAATTTTCAAGATGTATCATCTTtcttctcagaaaaaaaaaattaaatagaacaTCTTTCCTCATTTAGTCAATGTTAAAattgcaattgatttttttctacacaATCATGTAGAAATAGATGGTGTGCATTTGTCATGCGGATCAGCATTTTTCttcttcctaaaatattttctttgggtgcaaagaatgaaaaaatacaCACAATTTTTTGCTGAGTGATCTTGCATTTCATATGACGTCAGTGATCATATGGAATCTTCTGGAAACAGGAAAGTTATGCATTTGCTCATTTTCACACATGGCATCGATTGTAGCCATTGTAGCTCTGCTTTGTATGACAGTGTGTAGGTGATAAATTAACCAATACTAGTAAATTTATAGACTGTACCGATTGTAGCTCTGCTCGATATTGACAATGTATGCGTAACTAACGAACCAACACTATTAAACATATCGACTGCAGCGATTGTAGCTCTGCCCGAtattaaaaa comes from Phlebotomus papatasi isolate M1 chromosome 4, Ppap_2.1, whole genome shotgun sequence and encodes:
- the LOC129808435 gene encoding uncharacterized protein LOC129808435 encodes the protein MTTVMQNTGSTPAINHEGVEGSSECNVTNDKVIEEQLKNNVTHMATDNGENEAIVQIGEGKEDSASSEDRASLKILDKSRKYNHFFKMTQMVINFKLNRPTNITTEDWIQRGFDGLIEEIRKESMSDADKVILRIFVTDEPTEKAIYIGMRPLNTLTADIILEYMEKIHQSTEMFHSSEILQVRAFLLHPHEGRGRNYNPAGMDMEDIRHFKKKSMIDIDIGESCLPIALLIEDFQDEDEEDRR